GCCTCGAGTAAATCGCAGGCGGCTCCGTGTTAGGCAGCCCATCCTGCAGTACAGGTGGGACATGATTCAGAGGCTTGGAGAACCACAggcaaggaggagagaggagaatatGGAAGGGACTAGGGACGAGATGAGGCAGCTGAGGGAAGAGCAATTCAGTCATAGTCTGCGGGCAGTTAGCACTGACCCTCCTCACCATGACCATCATGATGAGTTTTGCCTTATGCCTTGAATCTCGATGCTTTCCCTGAAGGTAACAGGAAGACACACCTGCTTCCTAAACTTAATGTTCTCAACGTACCTTTGTTGTAAACCTTTTGGTGTTACATGTCTCTTGTGGGTCTCCTATGACCAGCTTCTAATTGAATGTTGTATTTTGACTCAAAATATAAGATTCTGTCAGCAAGGGAGTTTTACCCTATTGCATGGCAAGATGTTCATTATATATTGTGAAGTTAATAAAGcagtttaaaagacaaaaaaaataaagtctatttaaaagtccatgatgatgatgatggtgatacaGGATGTATCCTTATTAACATACATATGAAACTGTACTATGTGGAAAACCTCTGGGGGGGAAGTCGCATCAATTCCCTAATTCCCAAAGGCCTCGATATCTGTAAGTTACTATTTGAGCCATCTGGTACACAAAGAAAATTTGCTTCTATATTAGAAAAATGTCCACAGCTTATATGATAAACTATTCTGAATGTTACCAGAACTTGGaaatacagtaactgaaaatAAAGGCAGATGAAAACATCTGCCTCTATGTAAAGTATGTCTCTTTAAGGTCAAACTGGGTGAAAATAAATAGCCAATCTGGCAACCAAATAAAACTACAAAGTAACAAACACAAGTATAAGCACTCTGAAAAGTGTTTCCAAAAGATAAGAGAAAACAATCCTGGAAaatgggtattaaaaaaaaagtgtgctgaGAAGACAAATCATCTTCTACTAAaatcttatgttttctttattcgTCCACCTAATAAAGCTaactttaatcttaaaaaaacaaaacaaaaccagaaaatgaatatttaaaatgtatcacaCTTAACTTGTactccaatattttattttatttatttttttttttttttaaagattttatttatttatttgacagggagagacacagcgagagagggaacacaggcacggggagtgaaagagggagaagcaggcttcccgccacgcagggagcccgatgcagggctcgatcccaggaccctgggatcatgacctgagccgaaggcagatgcttaacgactgagccacccaggtgccccgtactccaatattttaaaataagaaaactaccTGGCTTCCCGTTATGCCACAAGACACAGCTGCCTCACTGATCTGCAACACATCTATTTCTCACAAGTCTGTCACTGAAAATCTATCTGGAAAACATGGGGCGCTTCATTGTGCCTCTGGGATCCCTACACAGGCCCAGGCCCACAATACCGAATGAAGAAGAGTTAACATGTTGACATCTGTTTTAGGCTAAAAATGGAAATTGTgaagttgttctctcttcttccaaGAGTTCTCTGGAATGGACCAAGAGGCTTCAAAAGACTTGGCACCGAGGGAACTTCTGAGCAGTGTCTACACagcacaaaaagaaaaggagacttGGCATCTTCCTAAAGAATCAGGGCTATGTTGACTACTGGCAGGAAGAGGGGCTGTGGCCAGTCTTTTGTGACCTGAAAGGCCACAATCATTCACAAAGCTCCAGAGTTTTCCTTTCTATGGATCTATATAGCAACTTTTCCTCCAACCCCAAGGAAAACTCCTTGTCTTCAGTATGGCTAGACGATGACTAAACATGGAGGCTGGGCCAAGTGCTGTGCCAGGCATGGGATTGGGGGCACAAATGGCTGAACCTCTCGGAGCAGTGCGGCAAAGCGGTGTCTGGAATCTGAATTTAGAAGCAACTTTCCCAATCTCCTcccctggttttttgttttttttcttcacaccAAATCAAGCTACCCTGCACAGTTTTGCCCTTCTTGAGGCTGAGTCAAGATGAACTCGCCTTTGTGCGCAGAGCTGTTATTTGAGAACACTCCATTCTTTACAAGGGGTCTTTATATGTAAAGCAGAAGCATTTCTGTTTTGCCTTTTAGCTGGGGTGGGCGGGAAGAATTGACTTGTTTTTCCTCCAAAGTGAAAAGACCAAACCCAGAGACTCCTAAAATGTTGGGTTTGTTTATCAGTTCCAAGTTGAAATAAAGCATAATGTGGATACTCAGCGCTCTATCTTTCCCTGATTAAAGCGCTCCTGCCCTTTGAATTGCTACCCGGGATACTGCTCTGTACGGCTCACTCGCGCGGTTGTAATAAGTCACCACAGCTTGGCACCTCGCCCAACAAAACACAAACTCTCCTGAAGTCTTGAGCTTTCCCATGGCAACAACACAGTCATCAACACAGCAAACAATTGCTCCAATCCCTGCTCCCCGTCCCCTTTCTAACAGCGAAGGATATCATTGCAGCCGGCCTTCTAGAACTGGGCTAATTATCATCTATGAAAGGAGATAGCGTCCGAGATCAAGTTGCCTTCAGCGCTGAACTTCAAATGAGATCAAAGGCAGGGTAACTACGGGAGCACAGGGAAGTTTTACTTATGCTTTCGctttaagagaaaagagagaggctgTGTGTAAAGTATATTCCTTAAGGATTAATGTGCCTTGTTGCCCTGATTACCAAGTGGCTCTGCCTCACCCGCAACCTTCATACAAAACCCCCATTCACGTTAGCCCGGGCTCTCTCCACAGCAGCGAGGGGGGGAAATGCCATCTTAAAGCTGCAGCTCCCACACATTCCTGAAACTGCAAAACTGCAACTGTTTTCCAACCTCAGCTGCTTTCTCCAGCGAATGCTCATTCTGCTCCTATGGGAAGGCTGCCTAGCTGTAGAGCGGGGTGGCTACTCCCCACAGCAGATTAAAGCAGAGCCACTTCCTTTATAACCACCTCTTTTCAGATTCAAATAACATCCTTGGGGGTGACAGTCTCTTCTCATAAAAAGTGTCTGGGCTCCCACAAATCCCCCGCAACGATAATCTCTCCTTGTGTATTAATTTGATTTTCAATCCATGGATGGCCCATGAGAGTTCAGGAGCAGAACGAATACCAAACGCAAGGGATGAATGGTCTAGGACTCATGGGTGGGGATCACTTtattgggggggtgggagggagcaagGAAGAGAGTCCTAGCTTCGTGTGCTTCTGAATGCTGATTGTTCCGCTCTGAATTACGGTGAAGAATGCACATGCTCACGGAGGACTTTATAATTCTACACTCAAACCTTATACAGTGCTATGGATTACAttggggaccccccccccccgccggtaCCTCAGAATAAGAATCAAAATTTCAGAGGAAGCTTCATTTCAGCACAGCTACAATTTGGAGGGTTagttcatgaaataaaaaaatataaaatactaatgaCAAAGTATGGAAGTAATTACACCGAGATATTTCAGTGATATCCTAAACCAGgagggaaacaaaatgaaaacaaaatgaagtgaTTTGCTAAACAGCAGAATTCTGAGATGTAGCTGAAGTCTTTTTTACATACATATGGGCGACTGCTGTGTCACTCAAGACTCTCTGTGTGTTTAAATGCTAGCCCACAAAATCCATTCTAGTGACAATTTAATTATGGTATCGCTATAAATTCCAGTATCAGCTTTTTACTTAGTACATACTCAATTATGTTTTATTCCCTATTATCCAATCATTTCCAAACTCCACAATCTATTTATGTTGTAATTTTTATCAGCAAGAAACCTAACCATAGACATAAAGTATTGAGGTATGGATCGGAGGTGTTCTATCACTCCAGAATGTACTTTCCAAAATGATTTCCATGGCTGATTCCTACGGCTTTATGTCTCAGCTTAAGTCTAAAGAAAACTGGGCTCTGTGGTCAACAATTACTTGCTACTATAGTATCTTCTGatatgtttgcttgtttttactCCGTCTCCTTTTTAGAATCTAAAGTCCTTGAAGTCAGGGATCATGTACTGAACTCGGTGTCTTAGAACAATAACTattgagcaaatatttgttgaatgaatgaatctttcaTTTACAAACAGTGAACACATGTGCTGTTTTCCATCCTGCGTACTCCTGTCCAAATGTAAAAATGCTGcaacataaaagataaaatagaacaaaaaaaaaattcgttGGTTAAGTTCAGTAAAATATAGAGCtaagggagaaagaaatagaaccaAGTGTCCCTGGTGGAGTTAGCTGGCAATGTCTTCATCAGTATGTCTTGAAATTTCTAGATGAATGTTTTTGGGTTTTCAGAGAGAATGAACTCCCACTGAAATGAGTAATCCATTGTGTCTGACATCATACTGAGATCTGGAATGCTATTGTATTTTACTGTGAAATGCTTGACAATGCATTCACACTCAGAGGCCAAAGTTTCAAACTGCCCTTTGGTTTAACCCTATAGATGTGGTTTTGTAGAAAGACTCCGCAACTGCATGATTCAAGTTTATTGGACATTATTCTGCTCATAATTATGAGTGGTTTGTTCTCACCTACAACCATGGAATCTGTACAAATAGCTGCATCTGACCCAGTATCTAGATTACTGAGAGGAGCTGGAGGATGGGTGTCTGGAGGACGGTGTGTGACCACCACTGAGCACCATCACTACGCCTTcttctcacttaatcctcacaccaGCCCTGTTAGGCAGGTTCTAGCATGTCACCATTTCGTCGAGAGGGGAATTAAAGCCTTAGAAGGAAATCATTTCCCTCAATTTGTTCAGTTAATAAATGGGAGAGCTTGGATTCCAGTGCCCAAGGCCTTAAGTATGATGATATTTTACCTCCCAATTGGATGATTTTCAAGACCCTTAAGGCCCCAAAATTGCTATTATCACAAATAGGGAGAACACTTGCTTCttgctcttttaaaaactattgtcACATGTGGAGCCAAGAAATCATAACAAGGGTTCAGCTTATGCCGTGATTATGTCAAAAAGGAAATTCTATTATAGGTATATAGAGAACCGATATGCAAAGGAGATATGCAAATCCAGAGAAAATCGCCAAAACTACTATTGTTGTGCCAGAAgtttgaaggtttttttgtttttcttttaaaactcatCTAGAAATCGGGATGTGGAAAGTCAGAGTCACTTAAAAGCgataaaaatattgaaacaacCTATTAAGTTCATTTTGCTTAAGCATTCCTCAGGATGTCCACCATCTCGTCAACCCCATTATTCCCTTGGGAATGACTAGAGTATAGTCAAATTCCACCCCCATGTGAACCTGACCTGAAACTGTCAGAAGCACGAAATCCCTGGAAAGAGCTTTCAAATTACCACATTGCTGCACATGAGCCGAAAAATTTTAGtacatggaagaaaaataaacattctaaCTCTTTTCATAAAGCATGGCTTCTTGGATATGTTTTCTAAAAAGCAAATGATTAAAGCAAGAGACACATCAGTCTTTTCTCCCTAGTCCTTAGGTTGGCAATACTATGGAATCAGTAATTCTAAGATCCTTTCTCCTACATAACAGAAAGCACTGACCTAAAGAGTCTTGACTCTGGTTTGACTCTTTGGTCTGCCAAAGCCAATCCAGACCAAGCCACTACCCCTTTCCCACATGTGTGAAAAGAAGAAGTATCTCCAGCTCTTTGGATTCCACAGGGTTGTCGTAAGGATCAAACAAGAAATTGCTTTATAAACTATAACTTGCTGTGCAAATGCATGGAATGCTTAGGACACACATTTTTCAATATCATTTATGCAAATACAGATGAGTGCATTAACTATAgccagaaaaataacaataaagagcCTAGGAAGCAGGTAACAATAATAGGGGCTAACATTTATAGAATTCCAACTATGTCTAAGCACTAGGCTAGGCACTtcatatgtattatctcatttaattatcacgGTAACCCTTTATgagttattatttcatttttaatataaggaCACTGTAGCTCAGAGATGTCAGGTAATTTGTTTGAGAGTTCACAGCAAGAGGAAGGTTAGAAACTCACATCCAGGTCTCAGTAGTTACCTACTGTGTTTCAATATGTTTATTTCTGTTGGCTAGGAGTTTGAGAAATCATATAAACCCACTTCTGGCATGCAGGAGaatgataaacaaaacaaaagaagctgaagagtgagaagaaatagaagaagcTAGACAGTCACAACAcactttaattcttctttagaaaGCCATCAGAAATCTTTATTATCTAAGATAGTTCTGCAAAGTGTCTTATAAAATCCAATTGTGATTTCTGGACTATTTCCAACCTTGAATGTTGGTCATCCCTGAGGTAGGAACACACAACTTGCAAGATTCCTCCCATGGGGATGGCAACAGTAGTAGACAGCTAGACT
Above is a genomic segment from Halichoerus grypus chromosome 11, mHalGry1.hap1.1, whole genome shotgun sequence containing:
- the LOC118555962 gene encoding protein BEX1-like; this encodes MASKEEQAVKNLNVENVKQENGKKDEKEQAANKGEPLALPLEAGEYCVPRVNRRRLRVRQPILQYRWDMIQRLGEPQARRREENMEGTRDEMRQLREEQFSHSLRAVSTDPPHHDHHDEFCLMP